From a single Sediminibacterium sp. KACHI17 genomic region:
- a CDS encoding M20/M25/M40 family metallo-hydrolase — translation MKKTTRYAWLLALSLPVAALAQEKVDLSMMQKIREEGLKRSQVMDIAFNLTDKSGNRLTNSEGYMRAANYAKEALTSWGISDARLDAWGEFGKGWELEKSYVAMTAPYYKPIMAWPKTWTAGTRGLKNGEVLVIQLKDSASLEAYRGQLKNKIIIPDQLVDYKHSFKADAVRYTDEELAKMAAATPAGAGGRGGAPQGGDTAQMRIFREQMAARQNSQRALNLLKAMAKSEGAIAMITTGARNHDGTIFAQGGGAYKGTDPENFLDMALGIEDYNTILRLAKSGTPVKMDVDVKTKFQTKDLQGYNVIAEIPGTDPQLKDEIVMIGAHLDSWQAGTGATDNASGSAVMMEAMRILKALGVQPRRTIRIGLWSGEEQGLLGSRGYVKKTFADPATMQPLPQHEKFSAYYNIDNGTGKIRGIYLQGNADCKDIFSAWLEPFKDLGATTVTISNTGGTDHQAFDAVGLPGFQFIQDPIEYDTRTHHSNMDVYDHLIADDLKQIATIVAAFTYNTAQRDAKLPRKPMPRPRN, via the coding sequence ATGAAAAAAACAACACGCTATGCCTGGCTTTTGGCCTTGAGTTTACCTGTGGCTGCTTTGGCACAGGAGAAAGTAGATCTTTCAATGATGCAGAAAATACGCGAAGAGGGATTGAAGCGCTCTCAAGTGATGGATATTGCATTCAACCTGACTGATAAAAGCGGGAATCGTCTTACCAATTCTGAAGGTTATATGCGTGCCGCTAATTATGCAAAAGAAGCATTGACCAGTTGGGGTATCTCGGATGCAAGATTAGACGCATGGGGTGAGTTTGGAAAAGGATGGGAACTGGAAAAATCCTATGTTGCCATGACAGCTCCTTATTATAAACCAATCATGGCATGGCCAAAAACATGGACTGCCGGTACACGCGGATTAAAAAATGGAGAGGTTTTAGTGATCCAATTGAAAGACTCTGCTTCCCTTGAAGCTTATCGCGGACAATTAAAGAACAAGATCATCATCCCTGATCAATTAGTGGATTATAAACATAGTTTCAAAGCAGACGCTGTTCGTTATACCGACGAAGAACTGGCGAAAATGGCTGCAGCAACGCCTGCGGGTGCGGGTGGCCGTGGTGGTGCTCCTCAAGGTGGAGATACCGCTCAGATGCGCATCTTCCGCGAGCAAATGGCAGCACGTCAAAATAGTCAGCGTGCTTTGAACCTGTTAAAAGCCATGGCAAAAAGCGAAGGTGCCATTGCCATGATCACAACCGGTGCCCGCAACCATGACGGAACCATCTTTGCCCAAGGGGGTGGTGCATATAAAGGAACAGATCCTGAAAACTTTTTAGACATGGCATTGGGTATTGAAGATTACAATACCATACTGCGTTTAGCAAAATCAGGTACACCCGTAAAAATGGATGTGGATGTAAAAACAAAATTCCAGACCAAAGACCTACAAGGATATAATGTGATCGCAGAAATTCCAGGTACTGATCCGCAACTGAAAGACGAGATCGTAATGATCGGCGCTCACTTAGATTCATGGCAGGCAGGTACCGGTGCTACTGATAATGCTTCTGGTTCAGCAGTTATGATGGAGGCCATGCGTATCTTAAAAGCATTGGGTGTTCAGCCACGCAGAACCATTCGCATCGGACTATGGAGTGGTGAAGAGCAAGGATTATTAGGCTCTAGAGGTTATGTGAAGAAAACCTTTGCAGATCCTGCCACAATGCAACCACTTCCACAACATGAAAAATTCTCTGCTTATTATAATATCGACAATGGTACCGGAAAGATCCGTGGTATCTATCTCCAGGGCAATGCCGACTGCAAAGATATTTTCAGTGCATGGCTGGAGCCATTCAAAGACCTGGGTGCTACCACTGTTACCATCAGCAATACCGGAGGTACAGACCACCAGGCTTTTGATGCAGTAGGATTACCTGGATTCCAGTTCATCCAGGACCCTATTGAATATGATACCCGCACCCATCACAGCAATATGGATGTATACGATCACCTGATAGCAGATGACCTAAAGCAAATTGCAACCATTGTAGCGGCATTTACTTACAACACCGCTCAACGCGATGCTAAGCTTCCACGTAAGCCTATGCCAAGACCAAGGAATTAA
- the mutS gene encoding DNA mismatch repair protein MutS, with product MAKSSADTPLMQQHRAIKQKYPDAVLLFRVGDFYETFGEDAIIASRVLGITLTKRNNGAAASSELAGFPHHALDTYLHKLVKAGHRVAVCDQLEDPKTVKGIVKRGVTEMVTPGVATNDKLLEQGSNNFLAAVHFTETDCGVAFLDISTGEFLIAEGNTEYIDNLLQGLKPAEVIFQRQYQKTFKESHGNRFYTYTMESWIFDEAFATESLLKHFQTHTLKGFGVEHLSKGLVAAGAILYYLKETEHPNIQHISSLQRIEQEDFLWMDRFTIRNLELIGTGTEQGHHLLKVMDNTVSPMGARLLRRWMIFPLKNQQKIHERLNTVEYLLLHTEARKQLIQAIKSCGDLERLVSKIPSKKINPREVLQLARGLEQVNNIKDFCLTATDQLLKDAGMAMNPCSDLVERITQSLTDNPPVAANKGEVFRAGIHAELDTLRNIATGGKEYLINIQQREAEKTGISSLKISFNNVFGYYLEVTNSHKNKVPADWIRKQTLANAERYITPELKEYEEKITGAEDKILAIELELYDQLLQSLQPHIAAIQINAQLLAQIDCLTCFAENALQYQYKKPEVHEGHALDLKDSRHPVIERNLPPGENYIANDILLDPASQQIIILTGPNMSGKSAILRQTALITLMAHMGSFVPASSAKIPLTDKIFTRVGASDNLSGGESTFMVEMNETASIINNISTRSLVLLDEIGRGTSTYDGISIAWSIVEYLHASKHAPKTLFATHYHELNELEEKLPRVKNFHVTNKEVGNKIIFLRKLAAGGSTHSFGIHVAKMAGMPPELIQRANEILAQLEEKHVDESATENISKKERLEKNIKEISGPKMQLSIFDAHSQTFDDIRKMLNDIDINRLTPVEALMKLNEIKGLLK from the coding sequence ATGGCTAAATCATCTGCAGATACTCCTTTAATGCAGCAACATCGGGCAATTAAGCAGAAATACCCGGATGCTGTTTTACTTTTTCGAGTAGGTGATTTTTATGAAACTTTTGGAGAAGACGCCATCATTGCTTCACGTGTTTTAGGCATTACGCTAACCAAAAGAAATAACGGCGCAGCGGCATCCAGCGAATTAGCCGGTTTTCCGCATCATGCACTGGATACCTATTTGCATAAATTAGTGAAAGCGGGACACCGTGTAGCCGTTTGTGATCAATTGGAAGATCCCAAGACCGTTAAAGGCATCGTCAAAAGAGGAGTCACTGAAATGGTGACACCCGGTGTTGCTACGAATGACAAACTATTAGAACAAGGCAGTAATAATTTTCTCGCTGCAGTTCATTTCACTGAAACAGATTGTGGAGTTGCCTTTTTAGATATTTCTACAGGCGAGTTTTTGATCGCAGAAGGAAATACAGAATACATCGACAACCTTTTACAAGGTTTAAAACCTGCAGAAGTTATTTTCCAAAGACAATACCAGAAAACATTCAAAGAAAGTCATGGCAACAGGTTCTATACCTATACCATGGAGAGCTGGATCTTTGATGAAGCTTTTGCCACCGAAAGCCTGCTCAAACATTTTCAAACACATACGCTGAAAGGATTTGGTGTTGAGCACTTATCAAAAGGATTGGTAGCAGCGGGAGCTATTTTATATTATCTGAAAGAAACAGAGCATCCGAATATTCAACATATCAGTTCCTTACAAAGAATTGAACAAGAAGATTTTCTTTGGATGGATCGTTTCACCATCCGTAATCTTGAACTTATTGGTACTGGAACAGAACAGGGACATCACTTATTAAAAGTGATGGACAATACCGTAAGTCCGATGGGTGCCCGATTGTTACGCCGCTGGATGATCTTCCCGCTCAAGAATCAGCAAAAGATCCATGAAAGATTGAATACGGTAGAGTATCTCCTACTACATACAGAAGCCAGAAAACAATTGATCCAAGCCATTAAATCTTGTGGTGATCTGGAAAGATTAGTGAGTAAAATACCCTCCAAAAAAATCAATCCGAGAGAGGTATTACAATTGGCTCGCGGATTGGAACAAGTAAACAACATCAAAGATTTTTGTCTTACCGCAACCGATCAACTATTGAAAGATGCAGGTATGGCGATGAATCCTTGCTCAGATCTGGTTGAAAGAATTACACAATCACTGACTGATAATCCGCCGGTCGCCGCTAATAAAGGAGAAGTATTTCGTGCAGGTATACATGCTGAATTAGATACACTTAGAAATATTGCAACTGGAGGAAAAGAATACCTGATCAATATTCAGCAAAGAGAAGCCGAGAAGACCGGCATTAGTTCTTTAAAGATCAGTTTCAATAATGTATTTGGTTACTACCTTGAAGTAACCAATTCACATAAAAACAAAGTACCTGCAGATTGGATACGCAAGCAAACCCTTGCGAATGCAGAAAGGTACATTACGCCGGAGTTAAAAGAGTATGAAGAGAAGATCACAGGAGCTGAGGATAAGATATTAGCGATCGAGTTAGAACTGTATGATCAATTGCTACAATCACTCCAACCGCATATTGCCGCTATTCAGATCAATGCGCAGCTACTCGCGCAAATCGACTGCCTGACTTGCTTTGCAGAAAACGCATTACAATATCAGTATAAAAAACCAGAAGTGCATGAAGGACATGCACTGGACCTAAAAGACAGCCGTCATCCGGTGATCGAACGGAACCTGCCTCCGGGTGAAAATTATATTGCGAATGATATTCTGTTAGACCCAGCATCACAACAAATCATCATCCTCACGGGTCCAAACATGAGCGGTAAAAGTGCAATTCTCAGACAAACAGCACTCATCACTTTGATGGCACATATGGGTAGCTTCGTGCCTGCATCATCGGCTAAAATACCTTTGACAGATAAAATATTTACACGTGTAGGTGCGAGTGATAATTTGAGTGGAGGTGAATCAACATTCATGGTTGAAATGAATGAAACGGCGAGTATCATCAATAATATTTCAACCCGTAGTCTCGTCTTGTTGGATGAAATCGGAAGAGGAACTTCCACCTATGATGGCATCTCTATTGCGTGGAGTATTGTTGAGTATTTACATGCATCCAAACATGCTCCCAAAACATTGTTTGCAACGCATTACCATGAATTGAATGAATTAGAGGAAAAACTTCCGCGTGTGAAGAATTTTCATGTCACGAATAAAGAAGTAGGTAATAAGATCATCTTCCTCCGCAAACTCGCTGCAGGAGGAAGTACCCATAGTTTTGGTATTCATGTAGCAAAGATGGCAGGCATGCCGCCTGAACTCATTCAAAGAGCGAATGAGATCCTGGCACAACTGGAAGAAAAACATGTGGATGAAAGTGCTACTGAAAACATTTCCAAAAAAGAACGGCTGGAGAAAAACATCAAAGAGATCAGTGGTCCTAAAATGCAACTGTCCATCTTCGATGCACACTCACAAACTTTTGATGATATCCGTAAGATGCTCAATGATATCGATATCAATCGCTTGACGCCTGTGGAAGCATTGATGAAATTGAATGAAATCAAGGG